The following are encoded together in the Methanobrevibacter sp. genome:
- a CDS encoding RNA-protein complex protein Nop10: protein MNMKMNKCPECGIYTLKDACPKCGGKLKVIYPPKFSIEDKYGKYRRILKKESMKE from the coding sequence ATGAATATGAAAATGAATAAATGTCCTGAATGCGGTATTTATACTTTAAAGGATGCTTGCCCTAAATGTGGCGGAAAGCTTAAGGTAATCTATCCTCCTAAATTTTCAATTGAGGATAAGTATGGTAAATATCGCAGAATATTGAAAAAAGAATCAATGAAGGAGTAA